In the Caldanaerovirga acetigignens genome, CGGGGCGCACAATCAGCGGGCAGTGGTGGAGATTTACGTCAGGTCAAAAAAGATGATATGGTTTGAAGACCTTTCGGAGATAGCCGAAAAGAGCGCCAGTTGTCCTATATACACCCTCCTAAAAAGGCCCGATGAAAAATTCGTGACGGAAATGGCTTATAGAAATGCTAAGTTCGTAGAAGATGTGACCCGAGATGCAGCTTTAGAGTTAGAAAGGGATGAGAGGATAGAATGGTATAAGGTACAGGTTACGAGTTTTGAGAGCATCCACAATCACGATGCTTTTGCGTGCGTGGAAAAGGGGTGGATTCAAGATGATAATTGAGATTTCGCGTGATTATTTGAGAGCCGAAATGGAAAAGGTAAATGCTCATCCTGCATCCTTTCCTATTTTCGAGAGGAAAGCGGATATCATATTGCTGAAGGTTTTCGATGTGCCATCGCCGGGAGCGAATGTAATAAAGCAGGAAATGCTTTCCCTTGGCGGGGATGCGGTGGTTCATAAAAATGCCGTGGACTGCAAAGCGGAAATGTCGGACATAATCTTGATGGGAACAAAAAAGCATTATGAGGCTTTGCTTAATAAACTAGAAAAGGTGAATTACTTCGGCTTAAAAAAGTTAAGGGAGGAACTGGACGAATACTTTAAAACAAAAAGGCCTGATCACATCGAAAGTCCATGGGGACGAAGGATAACTTTCGAAAGCACAAGGCTTATGGGTATAATAAATGTCACTCCAGATTCGTTTTTTGCAGGTTCGAGAAAAGAAGGCTTAAAGGAAGTCCTTGAGGCGGCTTCCGATATGGTAGAAAACGGGGCCGACATACTGGATATAGGAGGACTTTCGACCCGCCCTGGTTCGGAGCCTGTAGAAGAAGAGGAGGAATTAAAGAGAGTGGTTCCTGCGATAAAAGCCGTCCGGCAAGAATTTCCTCAGATTCCCATTTCGGTAGATACCTACAGGGCAAGAGTAGCTAAGGAGGCATTGGACGCCGGGGCGGACATAATAAACGACATAAGCGGCCTTCAGTTTGATGAAAATCTGGTAAAGATAGTGGCCGAATATAAGGCTCCCCTGGTGCTTATGCACATAAAAGGGACACCCAGAGATATGCAAAAAAATCCCCATTACGGCGATGTTGTGAAGGAAATTGCCGAGTACTTTTGCGAGAGGATGGAATTCGCCATTGCTTCGGGAGCAAGACCCGAGGGCATCATTCTGGACCCCGGAATGGGATTTGGGAAAAGTTACGAGCATAACCTGGAAATCTTAAGCCGGCTGAAAGAGTTTAAGAGTTTGAAAAAGCCGCTACTTATTGGGGCATCGAGGAAGACTTTTATCGGGAAGGCCTTGGGGGATTTGCCACCAGAAGAAAGGTTGGAAGGGACCCTTGCTGTGACTGCTTTATGTGCGCTGAATGACGTAGATATTGTGAGGGTGCACGATGTAAAGGAAAACCGGCGGGTCTTAGCCCTCGTGGAGGCGGTAAAATGCCAAAGGCATTCATAGCCCTGGGGAGCAATTTAGGGGACAGGAGAAGGAACATTGCCGAAGCGGTAGAAAAGATGAAGCGGCGGGGCATAAAAATCGTAAAGATGTCTTCAATCATCGAAACAGAGCCTTATGGATATAAAGATCAGGACAAATTTTTAAATGCCGCCTGCCTTGTGGAAACTGAACTTTCGCCCATGGAACTTCTGGATGTGCTGCTTGTTATAGAAAAAGAGATGGGGAGGGAGAGAAGAATTCGCTGGGGTCCCCGCAACATAGACCTCGACCTCATTTTTTACGAGGATTGGGTAATAAGGGACGAACGGCTGACAGTACCTCATCCCGATGCCCACAATAGGACTTTCGTGATGGGGCCGATTGCCGAGATAGAACCTGATTTTGTGCATCCCGTGCTAAAAAAAAGGGTTGTGGAAATATACAGGGAACTTGCAAAATAAACCTGTTTACAACGTGTCGCTAAATTGATATGATTCTTAATTAAGATAGAAATTGGTGAAAGAAGCTGATAATTGATGGGGGTTGAAGGTAAGAGGGGTCTTTTTACATTGTTTGTTTTGACTGCAATTTTCGGATTTATCTTCGGGACGGCTTTGGCTTTTTACACCGATGGTTATTTTTCTCATATAGGAAATGAGGTGTATTCTCCCAAACAGAGCGTGGTAGAATTTATAGCAGACGAACCTCAAAATAGCGAGGAAGACCGGTTTGACGCAGGCGAACTAAATACGCTGCTAGTCAGGAGACTTCTTGGAAGGAAAGTATCTCCCACTTGGGAGCGTAAAAAAAGCAAGGTAGCCTACCTCACTTTCGATGATGGGCCTAGTTACAATACGCCCGAGATACTGGAAATCCTGAAAGAATACGGGATCAAGGCTACCTTTTTCGTTAACGGCTGGAATAAAAAAAATTTGAAGGAAATGTTGAAAATGATTTATGAGGATGGCCATGCACTGGGGAATCACACCTATAGCCATCGATACGAGATAATCTATTCTTCGGTGGAAAACTTTATGGCGGACCTTAAGAGGCAGGAGGAAATGATTTACGAGGCGGCGGGCATAAGACCTAAAATAGTGCGCTTTCCCGGCGGCTCCGACAACCTGGTCAGCTTGAGGTTTGGCGGAAAGGACATAATGAAAAAGATTGCCGATAAACTCAAAGAAGAGGGGTATATATACGTAGACTGGAACGCTTCTTGCGGCGATGCGGCGAAACCACCTCTTTCAAAAGACCAGATGAAAGAAGCCGTACGGCGGACGACAAAAGGTAAAAACCCGGTAGTGCTCCTTTTGCACGATCTAGACTCTAAGAAGACTACGTTAGAAATACTGCCATGGATAATTGAGTATTTACAAAGCGAAGGCTATGAATTTGAGACTATTCGTCAAGGGATGGAAGGACTAGAAAAAGTCAACAGGACTGATTTTTGGCGATAAATGAATTTGTGAAAAGGGGGAATATTATGATAAAAAGCGTGATAATAACCGATACCTCTTGTGATTTCCCGGAAGGGACATTGAAAGACCTACCGATTAAAGTTCTTGAAATGCCGGTTGCGTTAAAGGATAACCCGGAGAAGGATATATCCAGTCTTGATATCAGGGAGTTTTACGATTTAATGCGAAAGGGAAAGATACTTCCTACCACTTCACAGGTTAATGTGGCGAGGTTCATGGATTGTTTTAAAGAATGCCTGGAAAATGGGATGACGCCGATAGTGATCGGCCTTTCTGCAAAACTCACCAAAAGCTATGAGGCGGCCATCGTGGCGAAAAACAATATGCCCGAACCGGAAAAAGTGATTATCATAGACTCAAAGTGTGCAAGCCTAGGGCTTGGTTTGGTCGTGATTAAAGCTGCTAGAATGGCCGTTGAAGGCTATTTGCCGGAAGAGATAGCAAGGGAATCCGAGTCTTACGCCAGCAGGATGGAACATATTTTTACTGTAGATTCC is a window encoding:
- the folP gene encoding dihydropteroate synthase; translation: MIIEISRDYLRAEMEKVNAHPASFPIFERKADIILLKVFDVPSPGANVIKQEMLSLGGDAVVHKNAVDCKAEMSDIILMGTKKHYEALLNKLEKVNYFGLKKLREELDEYFKTKRPDHIESPWGRRITFESTRLMGIINVTPDSFFAGSRKEGLKEVLEAASDMVENGADILDIGGLSTRPGSEPVEEEEELKRVVPAIKAVRQEFPQIPISVDTYRARVAKEALDAGADIINDISGLQFDENLVKIVAEYKAPLVLMHIKGTPRDMQKNPHYGDVVKEIAEYFCERMEFAIASGARPEGIILDPGMGFGKSYEHNLEILSRLKEFKSLKKPLLIGASRKTFIGKALGDLPPEERLEGTLAVTALCALNDVDIVRVHDVKENRRVLALVEAVKCQRHS
- the folK gene encoding 2-amino-4-hydroxy-6-hydroxymethyldihydropteridine diphosphokinase, translated to MPKAFIALGSNLGDRRRNIAEAVEKMKRRGIKIVKMSSIIETEPYGYKDQDKFLNAACLVETELSPMELLDVLLVIEKEMGRERRIRWGPRNIDLDLIFYEDWVIRDERLTVPHPDAHNRTFVMGPIAEIEPDFVHPVLKKRVVEIYRELAK
- a CDS encoding polysaccharide deacetylase family protein; this translates as MFVLTAIFGFIFGTALAFYTDGYFSHIGNEVYSPKQSVVEFIADEPQNSEEDRFDAGELNTLLVRRLLGRKVSPTWERKKSKVAYLTFDDGPSYNTPEILEILKEYGIKATFFVNGWNKKNLKEMLKMIYEDGHALGNHTYSHRYEIIYSSVENFMADLKRQEEMIYEAAGIRPKIVRFPGGSDNLVSLRFGGKDIMKKIADKLKEEGYIYVDWNASCGDAAKPPLSKDQMKEAVRRTTKGKNPVVLLLHDLDSKKTTLEILPWIIEYLQSEGYEFETIRQGMEGLEKVNRTDFWR
- a CDS encoding DegV family protein; protein product: MIKSVIITDTSCDFPEGTLKDLPIKVLEMPVALKDNPEKDISSLDIREFYDLMRKGKILPTTSQVNVARFMDCFKECLENGMTPIVIGLSAKLTKSYEAAIVAKNNMPEPEKVIIIDSKCASLGLGLVVIKAARMAVEGYLPEEIARESESYASRMEHIFTVDSLEHLKRGGRLSATQAFVGGLLNIKPILHLVDGGIEPLEKVRGKKNALKRMLEIMGERAKNFENQVVGISHADDEEGAKELAMEIKQRYNPKDVVISWIGPVIGAHAGPGTLAVFFERT